The Lucilia cuprina isolate Lc7/37 chromosome 5, ASM2204524v1, whole genome shotgun sequence genome includes a window with the following:
- the LOC111676880 gene encoding adenylyl cyclase X E — protein MNSFLEDSTERISRLSNESRHDTLINEKKWEWGFLRNQCRNLELEQFYQSYMQRLRVSYLSLFIIIEMLVVGVHSIILLSTITNLNNVAPDIFAYVTSSLLVWAILALNFRVELIKRYPWIMYVTSWLAVTILAMTDIGVSVYHAVINLDILRPAYGSYILYAVYIFMPLPDNVHAFMLGMAVTVSYLIDYAFVTYRKLPDGTKTLDVNKLITEGIFLLSINFLGIYFRMMKEIAIRTTFLDRRKYVEENLLLRYAREEERSLLLSIIPAHIVNKIEHDVKSRLEYKKAKRRASQNPHYGAENEIKISRWRQPEIEKLFIEPHDDVTILYADVVNYTYLTTTLDVKTLVETLHDLFVKFDTASEEYNVLRIKFLGDCYYCVAGVSVPNEYHAKCCVDLGLRMIKDIRDVRTRRRLNIDMRIGVHTGSILSGVLGACKLQYDIWSKDVDIANRLEQTGMAGRVHVSEETLKQLEGEYMYEEGTPQARTDPVLKNFGIRTFLIKPPRYASYNEQRRPYAGVKRQIEQRSRVDTSTNFMQNNIQQFNQIRTQAKLEMSRELDKMPIGRIQITKFCFDRSKRLTQDEMEEQNFRRNITSMCLFFKDWRWEMQFLREPDDMLKYSVIMGVIIFFGIMAIQSINKVQSTNFWASNATYIVLMVICIFLTWFKKLWIMFFAETTQSEPKNKFILFLFDASKHIQSSITARITIYLLIIIIHCSATFIQLLDCKNWPIYSDDDWDKNSNLQYFSNGRECEVGFNPWGITESLELTICMVFLFSRIPFVVKLTVGILISGIYAIIIFVSYSPIYEASPSTNVALQPEYSHLMVIVITLVIFHLMDRQTEFISKVDYNWKRQLQRKQEDAEVTNASITVLIKNILPSHVGE, from the exons ATGAATTCATTTTTGGAAGACTCTACGGAACGTATTAGTCGTTTAAGCAACGAAAGTCGTCATGATACGCTGATCAATGAAAAGAAATGGGAATGGGGTTTTCTAAGG AATCAATGTCGCAATTTAGAATTGGAACAATTCTATCAATCATATATGCAACGTTTGCGTGTCAGTTATTTATCGTTATTTATCATTATCGAGATGTTAGTGGTGGGTGTGCACTCAATTATATTGCTATCAACGATAACG aatttaaataatgttgCCCCCGATATATTTGCCTATGTCACCTCATCCCTATTAGTGTGGGCAATATTAGCGCTTAATTTTCGTGTAGAACTTATAAAACGTTATCCGTGGATAATGTATGTTACCTCCTGGTTAGCGGTTACCATATTGGCCATGACCGATATTGGTGTATCCGTTTATCATGCAGTCATAAATTTAGATATATTACGACCGGCCTATGGTTCCTATATATTATATGCTGTCTATATATTTATGCCTTTGCCCGATAATGTGCATGCCTTTATGTTGGGTATGGCGGTGACAGTTTCGTATTTAATAGATTATGCTTTCGTAACGTATCGTAAGCTACCGGATGGCACGAAAACTTTGGATGTTAATAAACTAATAACCGAGGGCATATTTCTAttaagtattaattttttgGGTATTTATTTTCGCATGATGAAAGAGATAGCGATACGTACAACATTTTTGGATCGTCGTAAGTATGTGGAGGAAAATCTATTGTTGCGTTATGCCCGGGAAGAGGAG cgaAGTTTATTATTAAGCATTATACCGGCccatattgttaataaaatagaaCATGATGTTAAATCACGTTTGGAATATAAAAAGGCCAAGAGACGTGCTTCACAAAATCCACACTATGGAGC tgaaaatgaaattaaaatatccagATGGCGTCAACCGGAAATCGA aaaactttttattgaacCTCATGATGATGTTACCATTCTGTATGCCGATGTAGTTAATTATACTTATTTAACTACTACTTTGGATGTCAAGACCCTGGTGGAAACTTTACATGATTTATTTGTGAAATTCGATACGGCTTCAGAG GAATACAATGTATTGCGTATAAAATTTTTGGGTGATTGCTATTACTGTGTGGCCGGAGTTTCGGTACCAAATGAATATCATGCCAAATGTTGTGTTGATCTTGGACTACGTATGATCAAGGATATTCGTGATGTAAG aACACGACGCAGACTTAACATTGATATGCGTATTGGTGTGCATACGGGAAGTATTTTATCGGGAGTTTTGGGGGCCTGTaaactacaatatgatattTGGTCTAAAGATGTTGATATAGCCAATCGTTTGGAACAGACGGGCATGGCTGGTCGAGTACATGTTAGTGAAGAGACTTTAAAACAATTGGAGGGTGAATATATGTATGAGGAGGGCACACCACAAGCTAGAACAGATCCGGTTTTAAAGAATTTCGGTATACGTACGTTCTTGATCAAGCCGCCTAGG TACGCTTCCTATAACGAACAAAGACGTCCCTATGCGGGTGTTAAACGTCAAATCGAACAACGCTCTAGAGTCGATACCTCAACGAACTTTATgcaaaataatatacaacaatTTAATCAGATACGTACTCAAGCTAAATTGGAAATGAGTCGAGAATTAGATAAAATGCCTATAGGAAGAATACA AATAACTAAATTTTGCTTTGATCGCTCAAAACGTTTGACACAAGACGAAATGGAAGAGCAAAACTTTCGACGTAACATAACCTCAATGTGTTTATTCTTTAAAGATTGGCGTTGGGAAATGCAATTTTTGCGAGAACCCGATGATATGTTAAAATACAGTGTCATTATGGgagtaattatattttttggcaTAATGGCCATACAATCGATAAATAAAGT ACAATCTACAAATTTTTGGGCTTCCAATGCTACTTACATTGTATTAATggtcatttgtatatttttgactTGGTTTAAAAAACTTTGGATAATGTTTTTTGCTGAGACCACACAATCGGAaccgaaaaataaatttatattatttctctTTGATGCCTCCAAGCATATACAGAGCAGTATAACGGCTCGTATAACCATATATCTGTTAATAATCATCATACACTGTTCGGCCACGTTTATACAATTG TTAGATTGTAAAAACTGGCCCATATATTCCGATGATGATTGGGACAAAAActcaaatttacaatatttctcTAATGGCAGAGAATGTGAAGTTGGTTTTAATCCTTGG GGCATTACCGAAAGTTTAGAACTGACAATTTGTATGGTTTTTCTCTTCTCTCGCATACCCTTTGTGGTAAAACTTACTGTGGGTATTTTAATTTCGGGTATTTATGccattattatatttgttaGCTATTCGCCAATTTATGAGGCTAGTCCTTCGACAAATGTTGCCTTGCAGCCAGAATATTCTCATCTTATGGTTATAGTTATAACATTGgtcatttttcatttaatggaTCGTCAGACGGAGTTTATATCGAAGGTGGATTACAA ctGGAAGCGTCAATTGCAAAGAAAGCAAGAAGATGCTGAAGTTACAAATGCCTCTATAAcggtattaattaaaaacatcttACCATCTCATGTGGGTGAGTAG
- the LOC124420273 gene encoding uncharacterized protein LOC124420273 — protein sequence MSSQNTNISTIENCFRNIELVKNICQFLTYEQQLQLLRVNEELQYIIKNFVWNIQFKEVEVYVLKDCEKYLISNKIDTEASTYNRYVHIPNLREIFSQTNICLEKNEIEIFFNLNAKNIQKMQFKLNANIQRDRVKLPPMEKFTNLTYLRYEKVILSNRDVKKLAKNCLKLKTLDLFNCRNIEGQPLVLDKDIDVSVLQKMANLNNLFINYTDWCDGQHLYNFSNVQHILQQLKLQRLSICCTIESDEYADKEDFNFSSLSYCQTFEIGLCDVIDFLEFQSNILPKFENLSELTINEYKSITTDFFNTLLRSCKNLFHLSLNKCYLHDFIGLPQLKKLTLISCCGLSGSNLKTILHDLKLSSFKSIATHYKGDIDNFLISSTLEILQCDFCGEKLMRLFQFNKQNLKNLIFFNWEIWGWDASEIKLSSFAPNLQVLYIPWRYLNKNDCSELKSLRKVILDLDANIDINMSELLQLLKLENLKELTIDDVYVPNPDVCFSKLKAFKTNLQHLNVIREVFYALEDFCLDLLQLNRKLILTCFDITTDLVYKILNNAKFPSRFKYINICGITIDCILIRQQCKETIEQIELLVDNFSMTKCYLILE from the exons ATGTCTtctcaaaatacaaatatttcaacaataGAAAACTGTTTCCGAAATATTGAATtggtcaaaaatatttgtcaattTCTAACATACGAACAGCAATTGCAATTGTTAAGAGTTAACGAAGAAttacaatatattattaaaaattttgtgtggaatatacaatttaaagaaGTTgaagtttatgttttaaaagattgtgagaaatatttaatatcaaataaaattgaCACCGAAGCCAGCACTTACAATAGATATGTTCACATACCTAATTTACGCGAAATATTTAGTCAAACTAATATCTGtttggaaaaaaatgaaattgaaattttcttcaatttaaatgctaaaaatatacagaaaatgcaatttaaattaaatgcgaATATTCAAAGGGATCGGGTTAAACTGCCTCCAAtggaaaaatttacaaatctCACCTACCTAAGATATGAGAAGGTTATTTTAAGCAATAGAGATGTAAAAAAATTGGCaaagaattgtttaaaattgaaaacattggACTTGTTCAATTGTCGTAATATAGAAGGTCAACCTTTGGTATTGGATAAGGATATTGATGTTTCGGTATTGCAAAAAATGGCTAATTTAAATAACCTATTTATAAACTACACAGACTGGTGTGATGGACAACATTTGTACAACTTTTCTAATGTCCAACACATTTTACAACAATTAAAATTGCAGCGTCTTAGCATATGTTGTACTATAGAATCGGACGAATATGCAGATAAAGAGGATTTCAATTTCAGCAGTTTAAGTTATTGTCAAACTTTTGAAATTGGTCTTTGTGATGTTATCGATTTCTTAGAATTTCAATCGAATATTTTGCCTAAATTTGAAAATCTTTCCGAATTAACGATCAATGAATACAAAAGTATTACCaccgatttttttaatactctACTAAGGTcctgtaaaaatttatttcatttatcttTAAATAAGTGCTACCTTCATGATTTCATAGGCCTTCcccaattaaaaaaacttacactAATATCTTGTTGTGGCTTGAGTGGCTCAAATTTAAAAACCATTTTGCACGATCTAAAGTTATCAAGTTTCAAATCGATTGCTACCCATTATAAAGGAGATATCGACAATTTTCTGATTTCATCAActttagaaatattacaatgtgATTTCTGCGGTGAAAAACTAATGCGGCTGTTCcagtttaataaacaaaatcttaaaaacttaatatttttcaattgggAAATATGGGGCTGGGACGCAAGTGAAATAAAACTTTCAAGTTTTGCTCCCAACTTACAAGTTTTATACATTCCTTGGCGttatctaaataaaaatgattgttCCGAATTGAAATCTTTGCGTAAAGTAATTCTTGATTTAGATGCCAATATCGATATAAATATGTCAGAATTGCTGCAGCTGCTAAaacttgaaaacttaaaagaactAACCATTGATGACGTATATGTTCCCAATCCGGATGTTTGTTTTAGTAAACTGAAAGCTTTTAAGACCAATCTGCAACATCTAAATGTCATCCGTGAAGTTTTCTATGCTTTAGAAgatttttgtttagatttattACAGCTAAATAGAAAGTTGATATTAACTTGTTTCGATATAACTACcgatttagtttataaaattttgaataatgcaaAGTTTCCCAGccgttttaaatatattaatatttgtggCATTACTATAG atTGCATCCTAATTCGGCAGCAGTGTAAGGAAACTATTGAACAAATAGAATTACTTGTGGATAACTTCAGTATGACAAAATGTTATTTGATTTTAGAATAA
- the LOC124418444 gene encoding plasma membrane ascorbate-dependent reductase CYBRD1, which produces IQVLFFLNIHIFFYNLITLNTSKAILVYRGFRSTRKKALKITHASIHMGAFILTVIALKTVFDSHNLAKTPIPNMYSLHSWLGLSAVILFCLQYVVGFAAYLVPGAKESLKATIMPLHIYFGLFGFVLAIASALMGITEKAIFSVENYSNLPSSGVMVNLCGVLYIVFGGLVVYLATNPAYKRKPIPEDTALLTNGAE; this is translated from the exons atacaagttttattttttttaaatattcatatatttttttacaatttgattACATTGAACACCTCTAAAGCCATTTTGGTATATCGTGGCTTCCGTTCAACGCGCAAGAAGGCATTGAAAATAACACATGCCTCCATACACATGGGTGCATTCATATTAACGGTTATTGCCCTCAAAACCGTATTCGATTCACATAATTTAGCCAAAACTCCCATACCGAACATGTATTCGTTGCACTCATGGTTGGGTCTATCGGCCGTTATACTTTTCTGTTTGCAATATGTTGTTGGCTTTGCGGCATATTTAGTACCAGGTGCTAAGGAATCATTGAAAGCTACTATTATGCCATTGCACATATATTTCGGTCTATTTGGTTTTGTATTGGCAATCGCTTCGGCTTTGATGGGCATAACTGAAAAGGCGATATTTTCAGT tGAAAACTATTCAAATTTACCCAGTTCTGGTGTTATGGTTAATCTGTGTGGTGTTTTATATATCGTGTTTGGTGGTTTAGTCGTTTATCTGGCTACAAATCCTGCTTACAAACGAAAACCTATACCCGAAGATACTGCTTTGCTAACAAATGGTGctgaataa